GACGGCGACCTCGATCTGATTTCGTGGGACTCGTACCCGACGGGTCACGTCCAGCAGGCCGGCGGCGAGACGACGACCGACGAACTGCGCGCGGGGAACCCAGATCTGCTCTCGTTCAACCACGACCTCTACCGGAGCGTGCTCGACCGACCGTTCTGGGTGATGGAACAGCAGCCGGGCGACGTCAACTGGCCGCCCCACTCCACGCAGCCCGCGGAGGGGGCGATGCGCCTGTGGGCACACCACGCGACCGCCCACGGCGCCGACGCCGTCGTCTACTTCCGCTGGCGGCGCTGCCTCGAGGGCCAGGAGCAGTACCACGCCGGCCTCCGCAAGCAGGACGGGTCGCCGGATCGGGGGTATCGCGACGCGACGCGGGCCGCCGAGGAGCTGTTCGACGTCGACGACGTCGACGCGCCCGTCGCTCTCCTTCACGACTACGAGAACGCGTGGGCGCTCGGCGAACAGTCCCACGCGCCCGATTTCGACTACTGGCAGCTGTTGCAGTCGTTCTACGCGGCGCTCCGAGCGCGCGGCGTGCAGGTCGACATCGTGCATCCCGAGAGCGATCTCGACTCGTACGACGCGGTCGTCGCGCCGACGCTCCACCTGGTGACCGAATCGCTGGCCGATCAGTTGACCGCGTACGTCGAGTCCGGCGGCGAACTGCTGCTCGGCCCGCGGACGGGCGTCAAAGACGAGTCCAATAAACTCCGACCCGAACCCCAGCCCGGTCCGCTGTCTGATCTCGTCGGCGCGAGAATCGATCAGCACGAGACGCTTCCGGCGCAGTTCGATCCGGCCGTCGTCCGACCCGACGAAACGGACACTGATTACGCGTTCCGGACGTGGGCCGAGTGGCTCGACGCTGATGCGGCCGAACCGGTGCTCGAGTACGCGGGCGACGATATCGAAGCCGGCCGAACGGCGGCCGTTCGAAACGCGGTCGGTGACGGCCGCGTCGTCTACTGCGGCGTCTGGCCCGAGGCCGAGCTCGCGACCGAACTCGTCGGATCCCTCCTCGACCGCGCCGGCGTCCGCCGTGCGGAGCCGCTCCCCGAGGGCGTTCGCGTCGCCTGCCGTGACGGCCACACGTGGGTGATGAACTTCAGAAGCGAGCCGGTCGCGGTGACGGTCGAGGAGGAGACGTCGTGGCGGCTGGGCGGCTCGGAGATCGATCCGTTCGACGTCGCGATCGCCGAGACCGACGTTGTCGATGGCCTTTCAGCCCGGATTCTGACGTAACGGTGAGACGATAGTCGGACCGAGAGACGGTCGACCCGATCGATGCCATCCGCG
This sequence is a window from Natrinema amylolyticum. Protein-coding genes within it:
- a CDS encoding beta-galactosidase; amino-acid sequence: MSIGVCYFPEHWPREQWETDVRQMADAGIEYVRVAEFSWRVLEPARGEFDFEWLDEIVALIGENGMQAVLCTPTAAPPRWLVEERPEIRQRDRDGTVRDVGSRRHYCFNSAAYREETERIVRAMAGRYADDPRVVGWQTDNEYGCHGTTRCYCDDCAAAFRDWVREEYGTVDALNEAWGTTFWSQQYDDLEQVDVPRPTPAQDHPSMMLDFARFSSDSVVEYNRLQADLLREANDEWFVTHNFMNLFESVDTYDFDGDLDLISWDSYPTGHVQQAGGETTTDELRAGNPDLLSFNHDLYRSVLDRPFWVMEQQPGDVNWPPHSTQPAEGAMRLWAHHATAHGADAVVYFRWRRCLEGQEQYHAGLRKQDGSPDRGYRDATRAAEELFDVDDVDAPVALLHDYENAWALGEQSHAPDFDYWQLLQSFYAALRARGVQVDIVHPESDLDSYDAVVAPTLHLVTESLADQLTAYVESGGELLLGPRTGVKDESNKLRPEPQPGPLSDLVGARIDQHETLPAQFDPAVVRPDETDTDYAFRTWAEWLDADAAEPVLEYAGDDIEAGRTAAVRNAVGDGRVVYCGVWPEAELATELVGSLLDRAGVRRAEPLPEGVRVACRDGHTWVMNFRSEPVAVTVEEETSWRLGGSEIDPFDVAIAETDVVDGLSARILT